The following proteins are co-located in the Maridesulfovibrio sp. genome:
- a CDS encoding AAA family ATPase codes for MKLLIENFYNIKHAELDFKKFNILIGPQAAGKSLIAKMLYFMEEIINTYEMQSLSLEEIKPHNELNNNFFQLFYSIFEKRSLNNKFNITLSAENRSTWEFNSKGLIPSKYLFSNDPKAERTVRNSKKINTDLKNMYQSYIEIKERLDKIEDTSNEFYSTSLNFKNSFENFLNALNTSLDSAHLFIPASRSLVNIISDNSFWMRESNIDALLVRFGQTYSRQLKRDTADKPLTCKNLNSITNGQIERQDSGYVINENGRLVSLANASSGQQATLPILVGLNKVSEASVQHTYIEEPEAHIFPDAQNLLTRYIAEIHNQTRTNITLTTHSPYLLTTVNTLIYANTVASQSEEKAAKVMEIIPESEWLKAEDVAAYMVNEDGTVRSIMDEETGLIDADSIDDVSDVIGSEFNKILDIEFEEEAANA; via the coding sequence ATGAAATTACTGATCGAGAATTTTTACAATATCAAGCACGCCGAACTGGATTTCAAAAAATTCAACATACTGATCGGTCCGCAGGCTGCGGGGAAGAGTTTGATTGCGAAGATGTTGTATTTCATGGAAGAAATAATCAACACTTACGAAATGCAAAGCCTTTCATTAGAAGAGATAAAGCCGCATAATGAATTAAATAATAACTTCTTCCAACTTTTCTATTCCATATTTGAAAAAAGGTCACTTAACAATAAGTTCAACATCACACTATCTGCAGAAAATAGAAGTACATGGGAATTCAACTCAAAAGGCCTAATTCCAAGTAAATATTTATTTAGCAATGACCCAAAAGCTGAACGCACAGTTAGGAATTCAAAAAAGATCAATACAGATCTAAAAAATATGTATCAATCGTACATAGAAATAAAAGAGAGGTTAGATAAGATTGAAGACACATCGAATGAATTTTATTCTACTTCACTAAATTTTAAAAATTCATTTGAAAATTTTCTAAACGCCTTAAACACAAGTTTAGACTCAGCACATTTATTTATCCCAGCTTCAAGATCACTTGTTAATATTATTTCAGACAACTCTTTTTGGATGAGAGAAAGCAACATAGACGCATTACTAGTACGCTTTGGACAAACTTACTCGAGACAACTTAAAAGAGATACCGCTGACAAACCTCTCACATGCAAAAACTTAAACTCCATAACCAACGGACAAATTGAACGACAGGACTCAGGATACGTTATAAATGAAAACGGAAGACTTGTAAGTCTAGCTAATGCGTCATCAGGGCAACAAGCAACACTACCCATTTTAGTAGGATTAAACAAAGTCAGCGAAGCTTCTGTACAACACACCTACATTGAAGAACCAGAAGCACACATATTCCCAGATGCCCAAAACCTGCTGACCCGATACATAGCAGAAATACACAACCAAACAAGAACGAACATAACATTAACAACCCACAGCCCTTATCTGCTGACAACAGTAAATACACTTATTTATGCGAATACCGTAGCCAGTCAAAGCGAAGAAAAGGCAGCTAAAGTAATGGAAATCATTCCTGAAAGCGAATGGCTAAAAGCAGAAGATGTAGCCGCATACATGGTGAACGAAGACGGAACAGTTCGCTCCATCATGGATGAAGAGACAGGACTAATTGACGCTGACAGCATTGATGATGTTTCCGATGTAATTGGAAGTGAATTCAATAAAATTTTGGATATTGAATTCGAAGAAGAGGCTGCGAATGCCTAA